A part of Myxococcales bacterium genomic DNA contains:
- a CDS encoding protocatechuate 3,4-dioxygenase produces MTKPDFRLFPVGSHTLTRREATSGVLAAIGGAFFCACSSSSTSSSNPSGSTDAGANASPSGDAASVATENTADSGASLWAKGGTKSMSGSYPEPFPTASAACVVVATMTEGPCTEAVDQVRKDVSEGAPGIPVRLALKVVDASCQAITGAKVKIWHTQITGSYSGDTPNNGMCLKTAQDGQQHSFRGVQTSDANGRVDFDTCFPGWYPGRAIHIHFTVSLAGKSHTSQLVFDQALVDEIFSTHEEYKGYGLPDTTNAKDNVVGNVDLPTFTLTVARMADGAMLAAKELVVSVA; encoded by the coding sequence ATGACAAAGCCTGACTTCCGCCTCTTTCCCGTTGGGTCACACACGCTGACGCGCCGCGAAGCTACCAGCGGGGTCCTCGCGGCCATTGGAGGCGCGTTTTTTTGCGCTTGTTCCTCGAGCTCGACGTCGTCGAGCAATCCAAGCGGCAGCACCGACGCAGGAGCCAACGCGTCACCCTCGGGGGATGCGGCGAGCGTCGCGACGGAGAACACGGCGGACAGCGGCGCGTCGCTCTGGGCCAAGGGCGGCACCAAGTCGATGAGCGGCAGCTACCCCGAGCCCTTCCCCACGGCGAGCGCGGCGTGCGTGGTCGTCGCCACCATGACGGAGGGGCCGTGCACCGAAGCCGTCGATCAGGTGCGCAAGGATGTAAGCGAAGGCGCCCCCGGGATCCCCGTGCGCCTCGCGCTCAAGGTCGTCGACGCGTCGTGCCAGGCCATCACTGGCGCCAAGGTGAAGATCTGGCACACGCAGATCACCGGCAGCTACTCCGGCGACACGCCGAACAACGGCATGTGCCTCAAGACGGCGCAAGATGGCCAGCAGCACTCGTTCCGCGGTGTTCAAACAAGCGACGCGAACGGCCGTGTCGACTTCGATACGTGTTTTCCTGGCTGGTATCCGGGCCGGGCCATTCACATCCACTTCACCGTCTCCCTGGCCGGCAAGTCGCACACTTCGCAGCTCGTCTTTGACCAAGCGCTCGTCGACGAGATCTTCTCGACGCATGAGGAATACAAGGGGTACGGCCTACCCGACACGACCAACGCGAAGGACAACGTCGTCGGCAACGTCGACCTGCCCACCTTCACGCTCACCGTGGCGCGGATGGCCGACGGCGCGATGCTCGCGGCGAAGGAGCTCGTGGTCAGCGTCGCCTGA
- a CDS encoding alpha-amylase — protein sequence MAHRLSLRKSPFAPLRSAAALAALSLALAAPGCVELPPEATSKAMATHVQDWRDEVLYQVLVDRFDNGDPNNDFGVQRRPGVGALARYQGGDWRGLENRIPYLKELGITTVWISPIVKNVETDADVDAYHGYWAQDLTEVNPHFGDIVTLRSLSKRLHENGMKRILDVVTNHMGQVFFYDMNMNGKADIQTGGTGGTSPVERVTEFDPDFDPRGIQASTSLGLAGRAPLIFFDVPAIHRTPPKPGILGEASAYHGMGRITNYDNDQQVMLGDFPGGLKDLATELPKVRETLVDVFAHWVEEVDFDGFRIDTVKHVEHEFWQVFTRNVRERLARQGKKNFLMFGEIFDGKDSLIGSYTKPGELDSAFYFSQHFSVYRDVFQLAHDAKAQKGTQQIADLWAERPKNYGTEPQENGIGVPPTKALVNFLDNHDRPRFLFDAAGDTAALRNALTLLYTEEGMPCVYYGTEQDFKGGNDPANREVLWDTGFPTSGDTFRHMAKLARLRRAYAPLRRGDLELRYATSAVGEERDAGLFAFERKTEDGAVVVVILNTNARHPSAPGSGGPPAKVLRTAIRAGTKLVDVLGPEATEVVVKGDQTLDVTVPPQSAMILVPDSDRVR from the coding sequence ATGGCCCATCGTCTATCCCTTCGCAAGAGCCCCTTTGCGCCACTCCGCTCCGCCGCCGCCCTCGCAGCGCTCTCGCTCGCGCTAGCGGCGCCAGGCTGCGTCGAGCTCCCGCCGGAAGCCACCAGCAAGGCCATGGCAACGCACGTTCAAGACTGGCGCGACGAGGTCCTCTACCAAGTCCTCGTCGACCGCTTCGACAACGGCGATCCGAACAACGACTTTGGCGTGCAGCGGCGGCCGGGCGTTGGCGCCTTGGCTCGCTACCAAGGCGGCGACTGGCGCGGCCTCGAGAACCGCATCCCGTACTTAAAGGAACTCGGCATCACGACGGTGTGGATCTCGCCGATCGTCAAGAACGTCGAGACCGACGCCGACGTCGACGCTTACCACGGCTATTGGGCGCAAGACTTGACCGAGGTGAACCCGCACTTCGGCGACATCGTGACCTTGCGCTCGCTCTCGAAGCGCCTCCACGAGAACGGCATGAAGCGCATCCTCGACGTGGTCACCAACCACATGGGGCAGGTCTTCTTCTACGACATGAACATGAACGGGAAGGCCGACATCCAAACCGGCGGCACCGGCGGGACCTCGCCCGTCGAGCGAGTTACCGAGTTCGATCCGGACTTCGATCCGCGAGGCATTCAAGCGTCCACGTCGTTGGGCCTCGCGGGGCGCGCGCCGCTCATCTTCTTCGACGTGCCGGCGATCCACCGGACGCCGCCCAAGCCGGGCATCCTCGGCGAGGCGTCGGCGTACCACGGCATGGGCCGCATCACGAACTACGACAACGATCAGCAGGTGATGCTCGGTGACTTCCCGGGGGGCCTGAAAGACCTGGCCACGGAGCTCCCCAAGGTGCGTGAGACGCTCGTCGACGTCTTCGCGCATTGGGTCGAGGAGGTCGACTTCGATGGCTTCCGCATCGACACCGTCAAGCACGTGGAGCACGAGTTCTGGCAGGTCTTCACGCGCAACGTTCGCGAGCGCCTCGCCCGGCAGGGCAAGAAGAACTTCCTGATGTTCGGGGAGATCTTCGATGGCAAAGACTCGCTCATCGGCAGCTACACCAAGCCCGGCGAGCTCGACTCGGCGTTCTATTTCTCCCAGCATTTCTCCGTCTACCGCGACGTGTTTCAGCTGGCGCATGACGCCAAGGCGCAAAAGGGCACCCAGCAGATCGCCGATCTCTGGGCCGAGCGACCGAAGAACTACGGCACCGAGCCACAGGAGAACGGCATCGGCGTGCCGCCGACGAAGGCCCTCGTGAACTTCTTGGACAACCACGATCGGCCGCGCTTCCTCTTCGACGCCGCTGGCGACACGGCGGCGCTTCGAAACGCGCTTACGCTCCTCTACACGGAAGAGGGCATGCCCTGCGTCTATTACGGCACGGAGCAAGACTTCAAGGGCGGCAACGATCCGGCGAACCGTGAGGTGCTCTGGGACACGGGCTTTCCCACGAGCGGCGACACCTTCCGACACATGGCGAAGCTCGCACGGTTGCGGCGCGCGTACGCGCCACTTCGGCGAGGGGATCTGGAGCTCCGCTACGCCACGTCTGCGGTCGGTGAAGAGCGGGACGCGGGGCTCTTCGCCTTCGAACGCAAGACCGAAGACGGCGCCGTGGTGGTGGTGATCCTAAACACCAACGCCCGCCACCCGAGCGCGCCCGGAAGCGGCGGACCGCCCGCGAAAGTGCTGCGGACGGCCATCCGAGCCGGCACCAAGCTCGTCGACGTCCTCGGGCCCGAAGCCACCGAGGTCGTCGTGAAAGGCGACCAAACGCTCGACGTCACGGTGCCGCCGCAGAGCGCGATGATCTTGGTCCCCGACTCGGACCGCGTTCGTTAG
- a CDS encoding carbohydrate porin, with amino-acid sequence MRAARKKLPPASSWLVVLATLGASRAARADGEPAPVAHEATTPAPTPATAIAEPVAAPKKAETEAPAERDASRGRFEFGSYGRVNVASDLRGGTGRGADVVAFGSRLDEESYAELELRREDTLPGGVATRVVSTLALLPPFFHFSGKLDTTIAVRQLYAQGQLHGVTIWGGVRMVRGDDVYLLNLWPLDNQNTVGGGIGKTFEATDTQVALHAGMSRLDTLYQSQEIPATAPFGVGAQSITYLDRPRTIETLKVTQFFRNGADRTYFRGMEKAGFKAIGYGEAHQVSAGARRDTNTNQDVSLPSDTGWMLGSQLTFFTGQRDTHASLVLRHAQGLAAYDPLATPDTFSLERTTQGASETRVVLSGNVEGGAFGVNGAALFRWFRDAGPSPTTFSKYDEAVAIVRPSWFFAEHFGLSLEGSIQARRYAVLSPEGDGPLTATLVRGGVLPYFSPAGRGTFKRPIIGLVYLATARDGGARALYPEGDRFRERRLEHYAGLTVEWWFNSSSYP; translated from the coding sequence ATGCGCGCCGCACGAAAAAAGCTGCCCCCGGCCTCTTCCTGGCTTGTCGTCCTGGCAACCCTTGGAGCGAGCCGCGCGGCGCGAGCCGATGGCGAGCCTGCTCCCGTCGCTCACGAGGCCACCACGCCCGCACCCACGCCGGCCACAGCGATCGCTGAGCCCGTGGCCGCACCCAAGAAGGCCGAAACAGAAGCTCCTGCGGAGCGCGACGCGTCCCGTGGACGCTTCGAGTTTGGCTCCTACGGTCGCGTCAACGTCGCCAGCGATCTGCGCGGCGGCACGGGACGCGGCGCTGACGTCGTCGCCTTTGGCTCGCGCCTCGACGAGGAGAGCTACGCCGAGCTGGAGCTACGCCGCGAGGACACCTTGCCCGGCGGCGTCGCCACACGCGTCGTCTCCACGCTCGCGCTCCTGCCACCGTTCTTTCATTTCAGCGGCAAGCTCGACACGACCATCGCCGTCCGGCAGCTCTACGCGCAAGGGCAGCTCCACGGCGTCACGATCTGGGGCGGCGTCCGCATGGTCCGCGGCGACGACGTGTACCTCCTCAACCTGTGGCCGCTCGACAACCAGAACACCGTCGGCGGCGGCATCGGCAAGACCTTCGAGGCGACCGACACGCAGGTGGCGCTGCACGCGGGCATGTCGCGCTTGGACACGCTCTATCAGTCGCAGGAGATCCCGGCGACGGCCCCCTTCGGCGTCGGCGCGCAATCGATCACCTACCTCGATCGTCCCCGAACCATCGAGACGCTAAAGGTCACGCAGTTCTTCCGCAACGGCGCGGATCGCACCTATTTCCGCGGAATGGAGAAGGCTGGCTTCAAGGCCATCGGCTACGGCGAGGCGCACCAAGTCTCCGCCGGTGCGCGCCGCGACACGAACACGAACCAGGACGTATCGTTGCCGAGCGACACCGGCTGGATGCTCGGGAGCCAGCTCACGTTCTTCACGGGCCAGCGCGACACGCACGCCTCGCTCGTCTTGCGACACGCGCAGGGCCTCGCCGCCTACGACCCCTTGGCGACACCCGACACGTTTTCCCTCGAGCGCACGACGCAGGGCGCGTCGGAGACGCGCGTGGTGCTCTCCGGAAACGTCGAGGGCGGCGCCTTCGGCGTCAACGGCGCAGCGCTCTTCCGTTGGTTCCGCGACGCTGGCCCTTCGCCTACGACATTCTCGAAATACGACGAGGCCGTCGCCATCGTGCGCCCGTCTTGGTTCTTCGCGGAGCACTTCGGCCTCTCCCTCGAGGGAAGCATCCAAGCGCGTCGCTACGCCGTGCTCTCGCCGGAGGGCGACGGACCGCTCACGGCGACGCTCGTCCGCGGCGGCGTCTTGCCCTACTTCTCGCCGGCCGGTCGCGGCACGTTCAAGCGCCCCATCATCGGCCTTGTTTACCTCGCGACAGCCCGCGACGGCGGAGCCCGTGCGCTTTATCCCGAAGGCGATCGATTTCGAGAGCGACGCCTCGAGCACTACGCGGGCCTGACCGTCGAGTGGTGGTTCAACTCCTCGTCTTATCCGTGA